One Styela clava chromosome 4, kaStyClav1.hap1.2, whole genome shotgun sequence genomic window, tttattgaagtcaaaaaaatcgCTGACTAATAGCATTCATTATAGAAATATCGCTTCCCTTACCTTGTCTAGAAGAAACAATTCCGCAAGCAATCCCAACTCGAATGCTTGTGCCTTTCAGTTTTGTACTTTTTATGGCAGTCCGATATCCAAAAACATATATCATTGCTCTTATTATCAATCATtgccaatatttaaaaatatatatatatcatgcatCAACGCGACAATGATTTTAGCAATGCGTGAAGTATAAACATACTGCTTTCGCTGACGGGTTTAATGAGAAGTcgtgaaatttattttcctaGATAGCTTACGAAGCGATAAATTAACCTTCTGTTTAAGTCACTTAAATTGACTGTCAAGTAAATCCTTAAATTAGAAATCGTGGAGAAGTCAAATTTTGTTAGCTAAGCAATTAAACTTTATTGAACTTCATTACTGATCATCGATTCATAATCAGCTGTTGAAGCTTACCAAATTGAAAACGGCATTGTAAAACATGAGTGATATTTTCACTTATTCTTGAAAAATACGGTGGAAGTAAGGCGGATTTAAATTTTGATCAATTATTATCAGTACCCTTGGGATGAGTCACACCAATGAAAGAGTTTCTCCTGTTTTATATAGATGTGAATGGagttttattttagtattagaaaCAATCCAAATCCGAAGCGACAGTTGAACATGATAGCCTacattgaacaaataaagtttatttattGTGCCTCATTCAGGAGTCaaattttggtatttattttaattttacacCAACTATACATATTTATAGTAGGCCTACATGTCGATGTAATACTGAGTGATTAAAGTGTGGATTAAATAAGATAATAACGCCAGTCGTAAAATGgcaaaaatcaacaaaaataaaaagattttccACCTGTACCACATAGGCTACTGAGTATCAATGCTATTGATTACACTACGTGGGCTCAATAGCTAAATTCATATTGATATACAGTACCTTGACTGGCAGTGGGCGAAGACCGCTATATCGGCTTTCGTAGATTTTCAAGAATGTGGATTTCGGAAGTAGCCTAATTCAGAAGAAAGTAAATTAGAtattaaaatgatttaaaaatattattcatcagttTTTTCAGACATCTGTTAGTGTCGAAATTTCTGTTTCTATAAATTATATTGCCtttgtttcaaatacacaaCCACATAAACTGAAGTTCAAtcgtaatatttctgttcactatatCTTTACATActgtattcatttaattttctttacCTTTTCGGTAAATTTTTAaatgagaaataactgattgatatgtgtttttGTGCTCACGCAGCCTTATTTGCTTGTTTCGTCTTTCTCCCTAAAAATCAAATGAATGTGAAAACCCCTTTACTTGTGAACAGGTGTGCAATGACTTGCTATGATCAAACGAATATCGAAGGAATTGCGCGAAAGAACTGGCGGGTACAATCGGTACTCACGTGGGCAGATAAAGTCAAAATAATAGATTTCATAGGAATCGACAGCGTGCGTTCTCGCGACGGGAAAACCAGCGCTTCACAAAGCTGCAAAGGCTGATACAACAGcagataatacagtaataaaaaGACCTTGTTCGTTCTATTTACTGATTCAAAATGAGAGTGATTGCTTTGATCAGGTGAGTTTAATGTATTTTCGGCGTTAAAAAAGCCCAAGTGACCacaatatctgaatataccATAACTTATTATGACTAAGTTAAGGTGTTTCATgcgtttgaaacaaataactagacCAGAGCTGGTTTGCCATACGATAAAGCTGTATTACTGTCGGCTTTtttctcccccaggataaatatgtaaaactaTCCTATTGTTTCGCCCTCTCATCATGAAATTTTAAATCTGTTTCACAGATTGCAGCTGGTTTTACCGTTACAAACTAGCCAACATGCATCTTATtattacataatatattattttcagtGGTGGAAAAGACAGTTGTTTTAATATGATGCATGCTCATCTCGAAGGCCATGATATAGTTGGTTTGGCTAACCTTTATCCAAGTGATACTAGTAAAGGTAAATTGCCTGCTCATCTACAATAAGTGTTTAATTGACTGATTGCACATGTAGCCtttaataaatgaattatactACTATATACTGATATACGTATTATTTTTTACCTTATAGACATAGAAAAAGTTAAATAGTAATATTGGATTCTACATCGAAAATTTTTCAATGCATAAGTGTGTAGTTGAAGCTTTAATAATTtggatatttgaataaatatgttaACATTCAGTTCCAACATATTCCAACATCACTTCATATTTAGATGTCATTTTCAATGTTACTATAATCTTGCacatatttttgcttttaaagATGAACTTGATAGCTACATGTATCAAACTGTCGGTCATGAGGCAATCGAACTTTATTCGGAAGCAATGGAAATTCCTTTATTTAGAAGGTGAGACATCCTTTATATTGATTGTAAGTTAATGAGGAAAAGAGTGTCTATAGATTGACTGgtctataaaatatatcaataattcCTAAAAAGTAGTATCATGAGACACACACtaattattcattattattttcatataaatGAGTTATAGTTGTtcagtttattttttcttttagaAAAATATCTGGCACATCCAAAATAATTGATCTGAATTATGTGCCTGATGACAATGATGAGGTTGAGGATCTGTACGAATTACTGAAGGAAATTCAGGTAAAAGAAGATTTCACATGCATTAGGAAATTGAAGCCTAATTTAATGTTTGTAAGGCGAACAATGCTTGAAATCAAAAGTAGTAAAAAAAATTCGGAAGCACTCATAAATTAACTCCGATAACTCAAGCTTTtttctctgaacaaggctctgtacaatgGGCCACTGATATCTAGATCAATAAGTAAAGAGACATTATGTTGGAAGGACTGGAATTTTTGGTCATACATAAGCTAAGACATTGCCTATTGAATTTATTAGACCTTGGGTGGGTGAGGTAGTGGCCGTGGGATTTGAACTTGAGATGTGTAACCTGCGATGCCAACATATTTGAGTCTGgcgctttaaccactaggccattGTGGCCTGGCGGATGTCCACAACATCGTGAAATATTCTAAACTACCCATACCATTCACCTTGCGTTTATACAGAAACCAAAATactaattttcaatttgttttgcagAGAACGCTTCATTTTGATGCGGTCGCAAGTGGAGCAATATTATCTGATTATCAGAGGATCAGAGTTGAATCTGTTTGTTCAAGACTTGGTGTTACAAGTTTATCATATTTGTGGAGAAGAAATCAAGAAGAACTTCTACAGGTGTTGAAAAGCATTGACTTTTGTCATTTGAGCAACCATGCTTTTAATCCCATGCATCAGAATGATATGTGTTCAATTGTATAACTATCCTAGTAAAATTACATCTTCGaactgttttaaaattttgattgtagccTCAGACTCTTCAACTATGATAGCATTGCTGGATCAAATATCGGATTTAAATCCCATGCTCACCACCTTACCCGGGGTGTGGCAAATTGGATAGGgcaatagaaaataaaatgcCAAACCGAAAAAGTCCCGTGTATAATGTCGAACAATGTATCAGCAAACATTCGAGACTAAAATTCCTatctaaattaaaatttgtgCTGCCAAACTGGAATCTTATTCTATTTGTCTCACATTGGTGTTTGTTATTTAGGAAATGATTGCCAGTGGATTGAAAGCAGTTTTGATAAAAACAGCAGCTCTTGGACTTGATCCTAGAAAGCATTTGGGAAAAACTCTAGATGAAGTATCAGAAACATTACGCAAGTTGGTAAGTATACAATATTAGTGTTTTACCTTACATCTAGACATTTTTGCTCTGGTAGTGTAACATTTTTGCTTAATGTTAGCGGATGAACTTAAATTAACAGacattaaaattggaaaatattcTGACAAGAATGTAATAACGAAAAAAGgtgtaaatttaaatttttgattttcactCACTATAATGCATAATGTGATATTAGTTTTTGAAACTTCAATATTATTATGATACAACCAATGCAATCGAAATTACTTTGAGTGGTATGTCCTCATTTATCCTAGAATAAAGAGTATGGTTGTCATGTGTGTGGAGAGGGAGGAGAATTTGAGACATTTACATTGGACTGCCCTCTGTTCAAGAAAAGAATTGTAATGTGAGGTTTGGATAACAATTTACTACATTGCCTAATAGATTTTGATCTGATTTCGATAATTATGAGGTTTATGGCCTTATACCAAAATGCTGCTTCTAGTTATCACTAGAGATATATGCCTTAGTATATCATACTAATATTGTTGCAGTGATGGCAGTGATATAATAATACACTCAGATGACTATTTTGCACCAGTTGGTTATTTGAAGTTGAAGAAAATGCATTTGGAACAAAAGTCTGAAAGTGACATTCAACATGTCGACAAATGGCATCTTCTTTCTTCAAAAAAGTGGGAGGAGAAATATGTATCTGAGCTCAACACTGACAAACTTGACTCAGGAATCAACAATAATGGAGAATTTTTACGggtatattttttgattaataTTACTTTGGTTTGTCAGGCACTGAATTATtcgataggatttacatgtttatcctgggggagaaaAGCCGGTAAGATGACTTAacccagggtggtccaaacctgGGCCCGCGGGCCAAGAGTGGCCCGCCgctttattatctgtggcccacAGCGCATTTGCGGGATGATGAACAAAAAATGCaattggtgttgtttcgtcataaaaataaccagaaaatcATTTGAcgtattgttacatcactaatttcgcttaattgactagtgttatggccagctgaggcaactagcgaagttgaataatgtgcttggctagtgtaaattgttaactggctttctatttctatctttttgttcgggaatatatatattcgggtggttttttgcaaccagcctaaatagtattcaaaaaatgctgcctttatgtcagaaaatttagtgaTTACCCTTTATCTTATATGAGTGTGAAAAGAAAGATGACcaatttaaacatatttttgactggATATGGGAGGAAAAATACCACATGGCTTGCTTCATGTGTCTGAAGGTTACcaaaatgtagatatagtaaatTATTTACACGTTCTAGcgagttttttggtggtttgtactgtttacctatttttggcactattgtggcccgcgattgatacaaaaataatagtatggcccgcgaggccgataaccttggaccaccctggcgaAACCATTTGGCGAACACCGGCCTCTCGTTCGTTTACCAtgccatgtcgggtatgggattagtaagttatttgtttttggaaatatggacttgatggtagagaaaGCCGTcaccgaccagcagttatgtgaaccaccctacggcggcgaggagtccagcaatcctctcgcacataactatcgcTGCATGGTATTCAAACCTGCGAATTCACGCAGAGTAATGGCCAATGAGCTTCCTTTGGGTTTTGGCAAAAAATCCCTCCATCCTGCATTCATATGAAATGTATGAAACTGTATTTTTCAAGATGCTCAAGTAAGGAATTAATGCATATTATTAAGGTAGGCTATATTAAAATTGTCAAATTGTGTAGTTTTCAAAGAATGTTTAATAGGATTGGATAggatttatcccgggggaaaaggaaagccgataagacaacttaaccatatggcgaaccacgacctctcttcctgttaccattccatgtcgggtatgggattagttaattatttgttttcggtagcatggacttgatggtggaggaagccgcatataaccatccctgcatgagattcgaacctgcgaacccacgcagagtaatcagagttGCGGTGACAAGCGTGTCCTAATGCATTGCATGATGAGCCACACGTGATGAGCGTACATTCATTTTATAACGAAGTTCATCGTGAATCGATTGTCCTtgtttataaaatatacttGAGCGTTAATTAATTGCAAACATTTTCATCTGATTAGAAACAACAATCACATTGGATATTTTTCTCTTCTGTGATAGATTTCATGGGAAGAATCTGCCACTGTGGATCCACAGAATGAGCCTGGGGTGACCAATCATGAGAAATTTCTAACGGTATCGAATCTAGTAGGAACAACCTCAGATGAAGTTACTTCAGATATTGTAGAAATAGTGACATTACAACTGCTTGAAAAATTAGTAGGTAAATGTGTATTAGGATTAAATTATACATTACAATATGAAGAGTCTTCTAAGTCGAATCTATTTTCCCATTGGTCTCGAACAttaaaatattgacaatttttgtatttaccATGAGCACTAATGATATTCTTTCTATTTTTGGCAACATCAATTTATTTGTGGGTGCGTTGTGGGATGGCCTAGCATAGCAGTTGCCAAACTTTTAGTTCGTGTGGTGCCAAATTATCAGGTGAAAAACTCATGGCGCACTCACTCGAAATAAATTGCTGCCTTCAAGTAacactcaattttgtgatcttTATAGTGTACTTTATGCTTTTTTAAGTTTGTAAACATGCAGGCCTAAAGAATAAAAGCAATGTTAACTCTCCTTCCTCATATCTGCCTGAGTTTCCTTTGAAATCTAAAAAAATCACTGATGTTCAATAAACTCTGTTCGACAGCTAATTTGATTCAGTTATTcgtatatatttgtttgttgtTCCAACCACCCCATTCCTCAacttgatttttcaatttccagGAATCTTGTCAAAACATGGACATAAACAAGACAACATTTGCTATGTTCAAGTGAATGTATCTGAAATGTCGCATTATAAACATATCAACAAGGTTTATACtcaatttttcaaacaaaatccTCCTGCTAGAGCATGCATTGGTTGCATCAGTAATTCCAACAGAACAGATAAAAAGacaattcttcaaatttattgcatatcATGCAAAGAGCATTCCAGTAAGAAATGTATGCATGTTCAAGGATTATCCCATTGGGCACCTGCAAATATAGGTACAtttcaatattcttttttgACAAGCAATACTGATGGTCAAGCGAATCTATATATGTACAAATAGGATCTGAACCTGatgttatttaaattaaatcattGAAACTTTTCTTGTGCCCACAAAGTAGAAACATAAATATTGGTCTATCGAGTTACCAGTAAGAATTTTAATATACCAGTAAGTAAAAACTTCAGTTATGTGAAATTCACTAATTTTAATGCTTCAAGACTCGCGACAATCGTTATTTATTATCACATAATTTCACGGTATCCTTCTTTTTAGTCTCATAACTTCAGTAATCACTCAGAGGTGAATACGCATttccttgctttgagcaaattttctcaaaaattacGCATTAACGCAGACTGGAATCAACGCATAATTTAGCAATTTGTTCATTGATAATATGTCACACTAAATTTTGGTTTTCGAAGCAATGCAAGTGTTAATTCTTATCAATCTTTTTTAGGACCTTTTAGTCAGTGTGTTCTGGTGGATGATTTATTATTTGTGTCAGGAACTATAGCACTTATACCAGGAAACTTACAACTGATAACTGGTGGAGCAGAAACCCAAGCCTCACTTGCTCTGCATCATGTTGAGGTAAGTTACATATTACTGTGATTCAAATCTTCAATTATCTACTTAGATGAATTAATTTATGTGTCGAATAATATACCAGGGAAATGAGGAATGTACAATTAAAGGTTGGAACTACTGGTCTAAAGTGCTGTTGATGTTAAACACGTTTATCTTTATCTAGGATCTGATTAAGGACTATGAAGAAGTGTTTCTGGTTTTAGTTATGTATATATCAACCCTCTTCTCTGTCTTCATTTCACTCTTGTGATTGCAGTATCTAAAAATGTTTTCTTTTATTACGTAGAATGTTATGAATGCAATGTCCAGAACTTCTTTAAAAAGTTTCATGCAGTATATATGTTACCTCACAAATGTTGAAGATATATCTCATGGCATAAAAGCATGGACTTGTGGAACTGATAACAGTGATAAGATCTGTGAAGTTATCTATCTTGTCGTGGATGAATTGCCTAAAGAAGCATCTGCTGAATGGCAAGGAATCACATTATCTTCAACAGAAGAACGTGATATTGGGTGTCATTCTGGGCATTCAAAACATGACAACATTGTTGTAACTTGGAATTATTGGAAGGCAGCAATGGAAAATAAAGAAGTTTACTCATTTACATCTTCTATAAGTAAGTTTGTCAGATATTTGTAAAAGAGGGGATGAATGTGAATGTCAaagtgtggcgcatcgtgctaagtgttaggaatacgctcgccaccacacatCGGATTCGCAGGTtccatgcagggatagttatgtgcaagaggattgctggactccttgccacCATCGAGTCCATGCTTCTGGAAACAAGTAActgtctaactaatcccatacccgacttaggtaaccggacaagaggccatagtttgctatatgattaagtcgtcttatgtctttcctctccccgggataaatatgtaaatcctatactaAAAGTTTGTACATACtaatattattgtaataaaaaacTGCAACTGATAAGCAGTCATATGAAGATCAGCACTATTACCCAGCACTGTTTTACGTGTTCATTCCAATAACTGAATGATCATTACTGCGTAATTATCCATTGTCAGGTCTTGCTTCAGGACATGTTACTTCACTGGAATTGAAACACTGTGTCAACTACATTCAAGATAGTGTTAGATCATGGTTGAGTGATTGTCATTTGAATACACAGCATATCGTACAGGCCTCTCTTTTTTACACTGGAGAAAACCTTTTACCTGAAAGCGTCCT contains:
- the LOC120326470 gene encoding uncharacterized protein LOC120326470, coding for MRVIALISGGKDSCFNMMHAHLEGHDIVGLANLYPSDTSKDELDSYMYQTVGHEAIELYSEAMEIPLFRRKISGTSKIIDLNYVPDDNDEVEDLYELLKEIQRTLHFDAVASGAILSDYQRIRVESVCSRLGVTSLSYLWRRNQEELLQEMIASGLKAVLIKTAALGLDPRKHLGKTLDEVSETLRKLNKEYGCHVCGEGGEFETFTLDCPLFKKRIVIDGSDIIIHSDDYFAPVGYLKLKKMHLEQKSESDIQHVDKWHLLSSKKWEEKYVSELNTDKLDSGINNNGEFLRISWEESATVDPQNEPGVTNHEKFLTVSNLVGTTSDEVTSDIVEIVTLQLLEKLVGILSKHGHKQDNICYVQVNVSEMSHYKHINKVYTQFFKQNPPARACIGCISNSNRTDKKTILQIYCISCKEHSSKKCMHVQGLSHWAPANIGPFSQCVLVDDLLFVSGTIALIPGNLQLITGGAETQASLALHHVENVMNAMSRTSLKSFMQYICYLTNVEDISHGIKAWTCGTDNSDKICEVIYLVVDELPKEASAEWQGITLSSTEERDIGCHSGHSKHDNIVVTWNYWKAAMENKEVYSFTSSISLASGHVTSLELKHCVNYIQDSVRSWLSDCHLNTQHIVQASLFYTGENLLPESVLEYWNKAEESSQMPLITPVQVKKIYINNRFNCMTISCLAYKKIKQ